One Pyrus communis chromosome 13, drPyrComm1.1, whole genome shotgun sequence genomic window carries:
- the LOC137713389 gene encoding protein TIFY 6B-like isoform X1, with protein sequence MERDFLGLSSNNGCVTLKEETNDEAKNSAVPRSSGMQWSFSNKVSALPQFLSFKAPQEDRPRKAVHDNTSAFMTISTADAFHSSQKSFSGVIQKNFVLDKQAGNHCGMTIYPMPQFDAHSVHHSQIPITLSSPVLQSHAPVGNNGSTIKLQPLGGVPVLSPLFAHPSTTSVVGTTDLRNTSNSSGAPAQLTIFYAGSVNVYNDISPEKAQAIMLLAGDGSSPTHCKSPSVAQVHSPIPGPSLGGDGFFGNQSHIKCSISALPSPLSANSHGSSHVGGTFNSTNELAIVKPVGTSASPIDRSEPSPVVSSVGSAMTNLIPAVPVPQARKASLARFFEKRKERMTSTGPYNVSGKSPDRSTPGSQGLSFSFNSFGSCPPQATN encoded by the exons ATGGAGAGGGATTTTCTGGGTTTGAGCTCCAACAATGGTTGTGTGACTCTGAAAGAAGAAACCAATGATGAAGCCAAGAATTCAG CGGTACCTAGAAGTTCAGGGATGCAGTGGTCGTTTTCAAACAAGGTTTCTGCACTTCCGCAGTTCCTGTCTTTCAAGGCTCCTCAAGAAGATAGGCCAAGAAAAGCTGTTCATGATAATACATCTGCATTTATGACTATTTCAACTGCTGATGCTTTTCACTCCAGCCAGAAGTCATTCTCTGGTGTAATTCAG AAAAATTTCGTTCTTGATAAGCAAGCTGGAAACCACTGTGGAATGACAATATATCCTATGCCGCAGTTTGATGCACATTCAGTTCATCACTCCCAGATCCCAATTACTTTGAGTTCTCCAGTTCTCCAATCCCATGCTCCTGTTGGGAATAatggttctaccataaaactgCAACCACTTGGAGGAGTTCCAGTTTTGTCCCCTCTATTTGCTCATCCTTCTACAACCTCCGTAGTTGGTACCACCGATCTCAG GAACACATCCAATTCTTCTGGGGCGCCTGCTCAGTTAACCATCTTTTATGCTGGTTCTGTGAACGTTTATAATGATATATCTCCTGAGAAG GCCCAAGCTATTATGTTGCTGGCTGGAGATGGATCGTCTCCGACTCATTGTAAATCACCTTCCGTAGCTCAAGTGCATTCACCGATACCTGGGCCTTCACTAGGAGGTGATGGTTTTTTCGGGAACCAGTCCCATATTAAATGTTCAATCTCTGCGCTTCCAAGCCCTCTTTCTGCAAATTCACATGGTAGTTCTCACGTTGGAGGAACATTTAATAGCACTAATGAATTAGCTATAGTGAAACCAGTAGGAACTTCAGCGTCTCCTATTGACCGCTCAGAGCCTTCTCCAGTAGTCAGTTCAGTGGGATCGGCTATGACGAACCTGATTCCAGCAG TACCTGTGCCTCAAGCACGTAAAGCATCCTTGGCTCGGTTTTTCGAGAAGCGCAAGGAGAG GATGACGAGTACAGGACCGTACAATGTCAGTGGGAAATCTCCAGACCGCAGCACGCCCGGATCACAAGGTTTGAGTTTCTCGTTCAACTCTTTCGGTTCTTGTCCTCCCCAAGCTACAAATTAG
- the LOC137713389 gene encoding protein TIFY 6B-like isoform X2 encodes MERDFLGLSSNNGCVTLKEETNDEAKNSAVPRSSGMQWSFSNKVSALPQFLSFKAPQEDRPRKAVHDNTSAFMTISTADAFHSSQKSFSGVIQFDAHSVHHSQIPITLSSPVLQSHAPVGNNGSTIKLQPLGGVPVLSPLFAHPSTTSVVGTTDLRNTSNSSGAPAQLTIFYAGSVNVYNDISPEKAQAIMLLAGDGSSPTHCKSPSVAQVHSPIPGPSLGGDGFFGNQSHIKCSISALPSPLSANSHGSSHVGGTFNSTNELAIVKPVGTSASPIDRSEPSPVVSSVGSAMTNLIPAVPVPQARKASLARFFEKRKERMTSTGPYNVSGKSPDRSTPGSQGLSFSFNSFGSCPPQATN; translated from the exons ATGGAGAGGGATTTTCTGGGTTTGAGCTCCAACAATGGTTGTGTGACTCTGAAAGAAGAAACCAATGATGAAGCCAAGAATTCAG CGGTACCTAGAAGTTCAGGGATGCAGTGGTCGTTTTCAAACAAGGTTTCTGCACTTCCGCAGTTCCTGTCTTTCAAGGCTCCTCAAGAAGATAGGCCAAGAAAAGCTGTTCATGATAATACATCTGCATTTATGACTATTTCAACTGCTGATGCTTTTCACTCCAGCCAGAAGTCATTCTCTGGTGTAATTCAG TTTGATGCACATTCAGTTCATCACTCCCAGATCCCAATTACTTTGAGTTCTCCAGTTCTCCAATCCCATGCTCCTGTTGGGAATAatggttctaccataaaactgCAACCACTTGGAGGAGTTCCAGTTTTGTCCCCTCTATTTGCTCATCCTTCTACAACCTCCGTAGTTGGTACCACCGATCTCAG GAACACATCCAATTCTTCTGGGGCGCCTGCTCAGTTAACCATCTTTTATGCTGGTTCTGTGAACGTTTATAATGATATATCTCCTGAGAAG GCCCAAGCTATTATGTTGCTGGCTGGAGATGGATCGTCTCCGACTCATTGTAAATCACCTTCCGTAGCTCAAGTGCATTCACCGATACCTGGGCCTTCACTAGGAGGTGATGGTTTTTTCGGGAACCAGTCCCATATTAAATGTTCAATCTCTGCGCTTCCAAGCCCTCTTTCTGCAAATTCACATGGTAGTTCTCACGTTGGAGGAACATTTAATAGCACTAATGAATTAGCTATAGTGAAACCAGTAGGAACTTCAGCGTCTCCTATTGACCGCTCAGAGCCTTCTCCAGTAGTCAGTTCAGTGGGATCGGCTATGACGAACCTGATTCCAGCAG TACCTGTGCCTCAAGCACGTAAAGCATCCTTGGCTCGGTTTTTCGAGAAGCGCAAGGAGAG GATGACGAGTACAGGACCGTACAATGTCAGTGGGAAATCTCCAGACCGCAGCACGCCCGGATCACAAGGTTTGAGTTTCTCGTTCAACTCTTTCGGTTCTTGTCCTCCCCAAGCTACAAATTAG